A section of the Oreochromis aureus strain Israel breed Guangdong linkage group 22, ZZ_aureus, whole genome shotgun sequence genome encodes:
- the LOC116315522 gene encoding transmembrane protein 74, whose translation MADLELFYFDQPDPRDVSLVLDEESIGDSGEKSLHPGGGECSAPWTEIRGAPRPEEETETSFTCKHQHDEDADDVQLIGASPQTCRLSRRSSSELYEEEEEVMEEEEEDIPELYLLSDDDLSSEDSGKSVDYGFIIAVTCLVTGISLVAIAYTVPRDVRVDPDTVTAREMERLEREKARVGAHLDRCVIAGLCLLTLGGVLLSTLLMISMWKGEMMRRKAFAYSKHAAKLYGSISLRAGSSPTRESCSHLSVTDEDLEVLS comes from the coding sequence ATGGCTGATCTGgaactgttttactttgatcaGCCGGATCCCAGAGACGTCTCCCTGGTTTTAGATGAAGAAAGTATCGGCGACAGCGGTGAAAAGTCACTTCATCCCGGCGGAGGAGAGtgttcagcaccatggacagagaTCAGGGGAGCTCCGCGTCCGGAGGAGGAAACGGAAACATCTTTTACTTGCAAACACCAACATGATGAAGATGCTGATGATGTCCAGCTGATAGGTGCGAGTCCACAAACCTGCAGACTGAGTCGGCGCTCCTCGAGTGAACTatacgaggaggaggaggaggtaatggaggaagaggaggaggacatCCCGGAACTTTACTTGCTGTCCGACGACGACCTCTCCTCTGAGGACTCGGGGAAGTCTGTGGATTACGGCTTCATCATCGCCGTGACTTGTCTGGTAACTGGCATCTCTCTGGTCGCCATAGCTTACACGGTCCCCAGGGACGTCCGGGTGGACCCGGACACTGTGACCGCCCGGGAGATGGAGCGTCTAGAGAGGGAGAAAGCCAGAGTGGGAGCCCATCTGGACCGGTGTGTCATAGCGGGACTGTGTCTGCTCACCCTCGGGGGCGTGCTGCTGTCCACGCTGCTCATGATCTCCATGTGGAAAGGGGAGATGATGAGGAGGAAAGCCTTCGCCTATTCCAAACACGCAGCAAAGTTGTACGGCTCCATCAGTTTGAGAGCTGGCTCCAGCCCCACTCGGGAATCCTGCTCACATTTGTCAGTGACTGATGAGGATTTAGAAGTGCTCAGCTGA